A DNA window from Anastrepha ludens isolate Willacy chromosome 6, idAnaLude1.1, whole genome shotgun sequence contains the following coding sequences:
- the LOC128868433 gene encoding myb-like protein A, which yields MCSRLNCRFVHLTEDDKVEVCDQRVAVCRDHANGQCRRKQCKYYHIPIVLPPANVMAAIIHTNSNSNNNSNNNIHSNSSSSSISNTSSHSSNSNNSNNNNQNNQMHTISQQQQAHEQYPQHVKSATAAAVAPTTGIATNYNNNLIIIEPQHHQLHQQQQQQQQHQPHYNYHHNNNYISTHYSPSNSSSSNVSLNSNNKHATHTIYQQQPAAFHLPHFTCHSPYSPSSASSSSSCSIATSPTALTSATSTLPTTSTVTMPTAIATVPAPPPPPAGTAYLKAAPPQLTAYASSGAYELATGTPTLLLSSDYNSNCIPILTAQQQQQQQSPVATAASYIYPTHHQQQSAAAAQQHMIKYAAAAAAAAAAQHQFHYAAAPQILTAAAPQHMLATAVTTTAAAPHSHVLTGAVAATANTPLAVATTTAAEAAATAAGAMVGGCI from the exons ATGTGCAGTCGGTTAAATTGTAGATTCGTTCATTTAACTGAAG ATGACAAGGTTGAAGTATGTGATCAACGTGTGGCTGTGTGTCGCGATCACGCCAACGGTCAATGCAGACGTAAACAATGtaaatattatcatataccgATTGTGTTGCCGCCGGCGAATGTCATGGCTGCCATCATTCATacaaacagcaacagcaacaacaacagtaacaataATATACATAGcaacagtagcagcagcagcatcagcaacaCAAGCAGTCACAGCAGCAAcagtaacaacagcaacaacaacaaccagaacAATCAAATGCATACAATctcacaacaacagcaagcacaTGAACAATATCCACAGCATGTCAAGTCAGCAacggcagcagcagtagcaccAACGACTGGCATTGCCACCAACTACAATAATAATTTGATAATAATCGAGCCACAGCACCACCAACTTcaccagcaacagcagcagcagcagcagcaccaacCACACTACAACTACCatcacaacaacaattacatTTCAACTCACTATAGccccagcaacagcagcagcagcaatgtcAGCctcaacagcaataacaagcaTGCCACGCATACAATCTATCAACAACAACCGGCCGCATTTCATCTGCCCCATTTCACCTGTCATTCACCCTACTCGCCGTCATCCGCATCCTCATCGTCATCCTGCTCCATTGCCACCTCACCCACAGCGCTCACTTCCGCCACATCGACTTTGCCGACCACCTCCACCGTGACCATGCCCACAGCCATTGCCACTGTTCCagcgccaccaccaccaccagctgGCACTGCTTACTTGAAGGCGGCGCCACCACAACTCACCGCATACGCCAGCAGCGGCGCTTACGAATTGGCCACGGGTACGCCCACTTTGTTGCTTAGCAGCGATTACAATTCAAATTGCATTCCAATTTTGACagcgcagcaacagcaacaacaacaatcgccTGTCGCCACCGCAGCGTCGTACATTTATCCAACACATCATCAACAACAAAGCGCGGCCGCAGCACAACAACATATGATCAAatatgcagcagcagcagcggcggcggcggcTGCCCAGCACCAATTCCACTATGCAGCAGCGCCACAAATATTGACAGCCGCCGCGCCTCAGCACATGCTAGCCACTGCAGTTACAACAACCGCTGCAGCGCCGCATTCACATGTGCTGACAGGCGCTGTGGCTGCAACAGCCAACACACCACTAGCGGTGGCAACAACTACAGCAGCTGAAGCAGCGGCGACGGCGGCGGGCGCCATGGTGGGCGGCTGCATATGA